The Chryseobacterium shigense region GGTACTGATATCGGAGACTCCTCCGGTCTCAAAATATACCCATACAGTTTCTCCGTTTACCTGACTTCCGGTGAAGGTTATAGTTTTCGGAGCACCATTGACGTACACATCAAAATTATTATTTACATATTTTTTTACTTCTGCTTCAAATCCTGCTGTACTTGGATTTATCTTGATAGCATCAGAAATATGGTTGGTATTTATTTTTGTGGTAAACTTCAATGTCTTGCTTCCATCTATATAGTCCACTTTGGTCATTGAAGAGAAAAAGTCTGCATACATAAAACTCATTAACACAAAAAATGTTAAAATTCCTGATATATATAAAAGTTTTTTCATCTTAATTAATAGATTTACAAATCATACTTGATCTTTATAAAGGTCACAAATAATATGCCAATTAGAAATTTACATTCACAGAATATTTATCATAGAATGCTTTGATATGAGCTACAGCTTCGTCAGCCGTATCTACCACACGGTATAAATCCAGATCATCTGCGGCAATCATTCCCTCTTTTAACAGTGTTGCTTTGAACCAATCCAGTAATCCGCCCCAGAACTCACTCCCTACCAGAACAATTGGGAACCTGCCAATTTTATTGGTCTGGATCAGGGTTAATGCTTCCGTAAGTTCATCCAAAGTACCAAATCCTCCCGGCATTACCACAAATCCCTGTGAATATTTTACAAACATTACTTTTCTTACAAAAAAGTAATCGAAATTCATGGAATAGGATTTATTGATATACGGATTGAAATGCTGTTCAAACGGGAGATCAATATTAAGCCCGATGGATCTTCCCTGGGCATTAAAGGCGCCTTTGTTTCCTGCTTCCATGATTCCCGGTCCGCCTCCGGTAATGATCCCAAAGCCCAGTTTGGTGATCTTTTCGGCAATTTCCACTGCCATTTCGTAGTATCTGCTTTCAGGTTTCAGTCTTGCAGAACCAAATATAGAAACGCATGGTCCTATTTTAGCCAGCTTTTCGTAACCGTCTACAAATTCAGCCATTACTTTGAAAACCATCCAGCTGTCTTTAGTAATGGTTTCGTCCCAGGTTTTCTGTCTGAGACTGTTATGAAGTTTTGTTTCGTTAATATCCAGGGCCGGATTTACTAAGCTCTCATCCCTGTTTCCATCCATTTCCATTGCAAAAATTATTTAAAATATTTTTCGGCTTCTATTACAGATTCGGGTCTTCCCACATCTACCAGGATGCTGTCGTGTACAAATCCGTGGATATGTTCAGTCTGCATCAGGTCAAGATATTCCTCCATAACAGAAAATTTGCCGGTTCTTTTTATCTTTTCAAAGATAACTGGGTTGATACAGTGAACGCCGCTGAATGCAAGAGCCTTAAAGCCTTTGTTGAATTCCGCAAGCCTCTGTTCTCCCGATTGTACATTAAGCCAGCCTCTTAAAACCAGATCATCATTGAAAAGTAGTTTTCTTGAACTTTCTCTGTCAGAAACCGCTAAAGTAGCAAAATCTTTTATCTTTTTGTGGTATTCAACAAGAGCACCAATATTGATATCCGTTAAAATATCCGCATTCATGATCAGGAAATCTTCTCCATGATCGAGGAATTTTCTGGCAAAAATCAAGCCACCGCCGGTTTCCAGCAGCTCTTCGGTTTCATCCGAGATTTCAATATTACATCCGAAATTACTGTTTTTATTTAAAAATTCAACAATCTGGTTTCCAAAATGGTGGATGTTGATCACAAAATCCTTTATTCCGAAACTTTTAAGGTAATTGATGTTTCTTTCCAAAAGCGGTACGCCGTTTACTTTGGCCAATGCTTTTGGATGATGATCTGTAAAGGGTTTAAGCCTTGTGCCTTTTCCGGCAGCGAATATTAAAGCTTTCATATAGTATAAGTAATGGGTATAAATAATGAGTAATTCCGTATTCAATTAATAGGTAATAATATAACCTATTGCTGATTATCCATTGCTTATGTTCAGATGGTGCTGTTCATCGTGGTGAAGGCTTATTTTTACTCCTTCAGGATACTTTTCTTTAATGAATTCGGTAATCTTGATCGCAGAATATACAGATCTGTGCTGTCCTCCGGTACACCCGAAATTGATCTGCAGGTTTTCGAAACCTCTTTCAAGATAATTATCGATGTTGATTGAAATAATAGATTTTACCAGCTCCAGAAATTTGGGCATTTCGGTTTTTGTTTCAAGATATTCCTGAACTCCAATGTCGTTTCCTGTCTGGATTTTATATTCTTCAATTCTGCCGGGATTCAAAATTCCTCTGCAATCAAAGGTAAAACCTCCGCCGTTTCCTGAATTATCCTTTGGAATTCCTCCTTTTTTGTATGAAAAACTGTGTATATCGATGTGTAGCATATTTTTTATTTGAACCATTAAGATTCTTTAAGTTTTTATATTGATTAAGCCTTCGACTCCGCTCAGGCTGATATTGCTAATACTATCTGTTAATATGTAAGCTGTCAGCCTGAGCGGAGTCGAAGGCTAACTTTTTAAAATAGTATTAATTTTTAATTTTGATTCCTCTGAAGATAATTGTTCTATTACTTTCCTCAGTTCCGGATAGTCTTTCATCTGTTCCCATGAAGCTGCAAACTGTATAATATTCTGAATTCCTTTTTCGAGGCTTGCGATAAAATGAGGCTTTCTTTGGATGAGTCCTCTGAAGCCGTACGCTCCAAGGACCTGCAAAAATCTCATCATCTGAATTGGTTTTACCGAATTTCTTAGTTGACTTTGAGTTTCTTGATTTTCAAATAGTTCGATGTAATAGTAGAGCATTTCATTTTTAAAATCTTCCGGAAAGTTTGCTTTCGCCTGGAAAAGAAAGGAGATTACATCATACATTAGCGGACCTTTCATAGCAGACTGGTAATCGATGAACGAAACTTTACGATCTTCATTAACCATGATATTTCTTGCCTGAAAATCACGGATCATAATTCCTTTAGGCTCAAGGCTTTCAATAAGCCCGGCGATTTGTTTAAATTCTTTCAGCAGGGCCGATTTACGGTATTCAAGCTCCAGAACATCAGCTATAAAGTTTTTGAAATAATACAGATCGTGGATTACCGGAAGTTCATCATAACTTTCATATTCAAAAGTTTTTGAGTAGTCAATTTTTCCCTGGGTCAAAGTTTGAAGCCGGAAAAGTTTTTCTAATGTCTGCTTTACCAATGTTTTTACATGGCCTGAAAGTCCTTCTGCTGTAATAACTTCTGAAAGGGTTTGTGCTCCGAGAAACTCCTGTACATAGATTTTTCTATCATCTGAAACAGCTAAGACAGAAGGTGTATTGAGGCCAAGTTTTGAGAATATTTCAGAATAATAGAGGAAGCTCTCGTTTTCAGGAATGTTTTCATTACTGGTGATAATGTATTTTCCGGTACCGGATCTGGCAAGAAAATTAATTCTCGCGGAACCGCTTTGAGCCAGCGTAACAAACTCAGAAGATGGTTCACCCAGATAATTTTCAAAAAATTGTTTTGCGTTTTCGGAAGTCATAATATGGTAGCAAATATACTAATTTCATGGGAGTTGGAAATAATGAGGTTAGTTTAGGGTGGAAGCTGTAAGAAGCGGCTTTTCAGCATATATATTACAGGGACGGATAGACACTTCCATTTTGCATCTTCTGACTTCTCTTCTTAAATCATAATTTTCTTAACTCAAATTCAGCTTAAGTTTCCTCCTAATTTTTATCTTTGTACCATGCTAAAGGATTTTAAACCAGTTTTAAACATTTTGCTGAGGTTCATCGTCATTTATGTGGTGCTTCTTCTGGGGTATCAGTTTTACCTTAATATGAGTAAGGCAGGAGGACTGGATCCTTTTTCCAGAATGATTGCGGATCAGGTTGCATCTGTTCAAAAAGCAGCAAGGTTTCCTACATTGCTTTATGATGATGTGAAAAATGAGCAGATCTGGTTCTATGTAAAGAAAAATTATGTGACAAGAATGGTGGAGGGGTGTAATGCCATTTCCGTAATGATCCTGTTTATAGCTTTTGTTTTTGCATTTTATAAAGGGGCGAAAACGTACATTTTCGCACTGGCCGGACTTATTCTTCTTTACATGATGAATCTTTTACGGATCGTGGGACTGAATATTGTGATGGTAGATCATCAGGAATATGGAAAAATGTTTCATGATTTTATTTTTCCGGCAGTTATTTATGGAACTGTAGTGGTTCTTTGGTTGGTATGGATTAAATTCTTTGCTTTAAAAAATGAAAATTCTTAACTGGCTTTTGGTAATAGTAGGAATCTGCGGTCTTATTGGTGTACGGATGTTTGAAGACAGGATTTTCTATGATCCTTTCCTTGAATACTTTCACGAAGCGAATAAGAACATTCTGTTTCCCGGGTTTGAATGGGGGAAATTAATTGTAGGGCATCTTTTCAGGTTTATCCTTAATCTTGGGCTTTCATGTCTTATTATTCAATGTCTTTTTAAAAACCGGCAGTGGACGGCACAGGGAGCGTTATTGATTACTATTATATTTGTTATCACCTTTCCGATCTATCTTTACTGCATCAATGACAGGTTCAATATAGGCTATCTCTTTTCTTTTTACATGCGGAGATTTGTGATCCAGCCTCTGGCTCTGCTTCTTATTGTTCCTATGTTTTATTACAGAAAGCAATTGATGGAAAGGGGAAAATAAATGAATCAGGCTAATCTGCAGTATGTTTATCCACGCTTGTTACATTTTCCGGGGTCCATTCCACTCTTTTTATGAAATCTTTTTCGCGGACAGGACAGTCTTTGATCTGACAAACAGGGCATGATACGGTTTTGCAATCATCCATATGGAAGTTAAATTCTACACTTCTTTTTGTGTTTTTGGCTAAAAGAATAATCATTTTTTCCATTTCATTGTGAGCTTCCCGAAGGCTGTAATACCACGGTAAAGTAATATGGGCATCAATATGAAGGTTAGCCCCGAATTGCT contains the following coding sequences:
- a CDS encoding DUF6702 family protein → MKKLLYISGILTFFVLMSFMYADFFSSMTKVDYIDGSKTLKFTTKINTNHISDAIKINPSTAGFEAEVKKYVNNNFDVYVNGAPKTITFTGSQVNGETVWVYFETGGVSDISTLKIKNTILLSAFPKQSNVVSIAYKGNLKVMNFQRGKEVNEVSF
- the xrtF gene encoding exosortase family protein XrtF — translated: MLKDFKPVLNILLRFIVIYVVLLLGYQFYLNMSKAGGLDPFSRMIADQVASVQKAARFPTLLYDDVKNEQIWFYVKKNYVTRMVEGCNAISVMILFIAFVFAFYKGAKTYIFALAGLILLYMMNLLRIVGLNIVMVDHQEYGKMFHDFIFPAVIYGTVVVLWLVWIKFFALKNENS
- a CDS encoding RNase adapter RapZ, producing the protein MLHIDIHSFSYKKGGIPKDNSGNGGGFTFDCRGILNPGRIEEYKIQTGNDIGVQEYLETKTEMPKFLELVKSIISINIDNYLERGFENLQINFGCTGGQHRSVYSAIKITEFIKEKYPEGVKISLHHDEQHHLNISNG
- a CDS encoding NDP-sugar synthase; this encodes MKALIFAAGKGTRLKPFTDHHPKALAKVNGVPLLERNINYLKSFGIKDFVINIHHFGNQIVEFLNKNSNFGCNIEISDETEELLETGGGLIFARKFLDHGEDFLIMNADILTDINIGALVEYHKKIKDFATLAVSDRESSRKLLFNDDLVLRGWLNVQSGEQRLAEFNKGFKALAFSGVHCINPVIFEKIKRTGKFSVMEEYLDLMQTEHIHGFVHDSILVDVGRPESVIEAEKYFK
- a CDS encoding TIGR00730 family Rossman fold protein — translated: MEMDGNRDESLVNPALDINETKLHNSLRQKTWDETITKDSWMVFKVMAEFVDGYEKLAKIGPCVSIFGSARLKPESRYYEMAVEIAEKITKLGFGIITGGGPGIMEAGNKGAFNAQGRSIGLNIDLPFEQHFNPYINKSYSMNFDYFFVRKVMFVKYSQGFVVMPGGFGTLDELTEALTLIQTNKIGRFPIVLVGSEFWGGLLDWFKATLLKEGMIAADDLDLYRVVDTADEAVAHIKAFYDKYSVNVNF
- a CDS encoding exosortase F system-associated membrane protein, with product MKILNWLLVIVGICGLIGVRMFEDRIFYDPFLEYFHEANKNILFPGFEWGKLIVGHLFRFILNLGLSCLIIQCLFKNRQWTAQGALLITIIFVITFPIYLYCINDRFNIGYLFSFYMRRFVIQPLALLLIVPMFYYRKQLMERGK
- a CDS encoding aminoglycoside phosphotransferase family protein, with amino-acid sequence MTSENAKQFFENYLGEPSSEFVTLAQSGSARINFLARSGTGKYIITSNENIPENESFLYYSEIFSKLGLNTPSVLAVSDDRKIYVQEFLGAQTLSEVITAEGLSGHVKTLVKQTLEKLFRLQTLTQGKIDYSKTFEYESYDELPVIHDLYYFKNFIADVLELEYRKSALLKEFKQIAGLIESLEPKGIMIRDFQARNIMVNEDRKVSFIDYQSAMKGPLMYDVISFLFQAKANFPEDFKNEMLYYYIELFENQETQSQLRNSVKPIQMMRFLQVLGAYGFRGLIQRKPHFIASLEKGIQNIIQFAASWEQMKDYPELRKVIEQLSSEESKLKINTILKS